Proteins encoded together in one Triticum dicoccoides isolate Atlit2015 ecotype Zavitan chromosome 7B, WEW_v2.0, whole genome shotgun sequence window:
- the LOC119336279 gene encoding protein MONOCULM 1-like yields MIGSLHSSSSSDTDNNNNNNSNADLRNSSGEGEGDAALLGGGGRALAAAPSTRDLVLACADLLQRGDLAAARRAAEILLSAGSPRGDATDRLAYHFARALVLRVDSKAGLPFSPRPPAGTAPAPSGAYLAFNQIAPFLRFAHLTANQAILEAVEGSRRVHILDLDAAHGVQWPPLLQAIAERADPALGPPEVRITGAGADRDTLLRTGNRLRAFARSIHLPFHFAPLLLSCAASTHHVAGTSTTPSTAVTSLELHPDETLAVNCVLFLHKLGGQDELAAFLKWVKAMAPAVVTVAEREASGGGIDPIDELPRRVGVAMDHYSAVFEALEATVPPGSRERLAVEQEVLGREIEAAVGGTGGRWWRGLERWATAARGTGFAARPLSAFAVSQARLLLRLHYPSEGYLVQESRGACFLGWQTRPLLSVSAWQ; encoded by the coding sequence ATGATCGGCTCACTCCACTCTTCCTCGTCCTCCGAcaccgacaacaacaacaacaacaacagcaacgccGACCTCAGGAACAGcagcggcgagggcgagggcgacgctgCCTTGCTGGGCGGCGGCGGGCGTGCGCTCGCGGCGGCCCCGTCCACGCGGGACCTCGTGCTGGCCTGCGCCGACCTGCTGCAGCGCGGGGACCTCGCCGCCGCGCGCCGCGCTGCCGAGATCCTCCTCTCCGCGGGGTCCCCGCGCGGCGACGCCACCGACCGCCTCGCGTACCACTTCGCGCGCGCGCTCGTGCTCCGCGTGGACTCCAAGGCCGGGCTGCCGTTCTCCCCGCGGCCACCAGCTGGGACAGCGCCGGCACCGTCTGGGGCGTACCTGGCGTTCAACCAGATCGCGCCGTTCCTGCGGTTCGCCCACCTGACGGCCAACCAGGCCATCCTCGAGGCCGTGGAGGGTTCGCGCCGCGTCCACATCCTCGACCTCGACGCGGCGCACGGCGTGCAGTGGCCGCCACTCCTCCAGGCGATCGCCGAACGAGCCGACCCAGCGCTGGGCCCGCCCGAGGTCCGCATCACCGGCGCTGGCGCCGACCGCGACACACTCCTTCGTACAGGCAACCGGTTACGCGCTTTCGCCCGCTCGATCCACCTCCCTTTCCACTtcgccccgctcctcctctccTGCGCCGCCAGCACGCACCACGTCGCCGGCACGAGCACCACCCCGAGCACCGCTGTCACGAGCCTGGAGCTACATCCCGACGAGACGCTGGCCGTGAACTGCGTGCTGTTCTTGCACAAGCTCGGCGGGCAGGACGAGCTCGCAGCGTTCCTGAAGTGGGTGAAGGCCATGGCCCCCGCCGTGGTGACCGTCGCCGAGagggaggcgagcggaggagggATCGACCCCATCGACGAGCTCCCGCGCCGTGTTGGCGTGGCCATGGATCACTATTCGGCGGTGTTCGAGGCGCTTGAGGCGACGGTGCCGCCGGGGAGCCGGGAGAGGCTGGCGGTGGAGCAGGAGGTCCTCGGCAGGGAGATCGAGGCCGCGGTGGGCGGCACAGGCGGGAGGTGGTGGCGCGGGCTCGAGCGGTGGGCTACCGCGGCACGCGGCACTGGGTTCGCCGCGCGGCCGCTCAGCGCGTTCGCCGTTTCGCAGGCACGGCTACTGCTGCGGCTGCACTACCCGTCGGAGGGATACCTGGTGCAGGAGTCCCGCGGCGCGTGCTTCCTCGGGTGGCAGACGCGGCCGCTGCTGTCCGTGTCGGCGTGGCAGTAG